In a genomic window of Gloeocapsopsis dulcis:
- the cpdA gene encoding 3',5'-cyclic-AMP phosphodiesterase, giving the protein MNQVSPLSIAQITDIHLFTDEKQELLGLNTTQSFQSVIERLLYLRDRIDLLLLTGDLSQDGTPESYKRLQHLLRPLAKPTYWTPGNHDYSPAMQQILNHGSILSEKEFIQGGWNFVLIDSAVSGHTYGQLSKSTLAWLDWRLATWSDRPALVALHHPPFLVNSQWLDSSTLENSEEFFAVLDRHPQVKLVLFGHIHQEFHCQRNGVHYLGSPSTSVQFEPNSAHFSIKQEYPGFRLIKLYPDGSWLTQIERVAYSEDVLDLAATGY; this is encoded by the coding sequence ATGAATCAAGTTTCTCCTTTATCTATCGCTCAGATTACAGATATTCATCTATTTACAGATGAGAAGCAAGAGCTATTGGGACTAAACACAACACAATCGTTTCAAAGTGTTATTGAAAGGTTGCTGTATTTGCGCGATCGCATAGATTTGTTGTTGCTTACAGGAGACTTATCACAAGATGGGACACCAGAATCGTATAAGCGCTTGCAACATCTGTTACGCCCGCTAGCAAAGCCTACATACTGGACCCCAGGGAATCACGACTACTCCCCTGCAATGCAACAAATCTTAAATCATGGTTCGATTTTATCAGAGAAAGAATTTATTCAAGGCGGCTGGAACTTTGTCTTAATTGATTCTGCTGTATCTGGGCATACTTATGGTCAACTGTCAAAATCAACACTAGCTTGGTTAGACTGGCGACTTGCCACTTGGAGCGATCGACCTGCTTTGGTTGCGTTGCATCATCCGCCTTTCCTGGTCAATTCTCAATGGCTTGATAGTAGTACGCTAGAAAACTCCGAGGAGTTTTTTGCAGTTTTAGATCGCCATCCACAAGTCAAGCTAGTTTTGTTCGGTCACATTCACCAAGAATTTCATTGTCAGAGAAATGGCGTACATTATCTGGGTAGTCCCTCAACCTCAGTTCAATTTGAGCCAAATAGTGCACACTTCTCCATAAAACAAGAATATCCAGGATTCCGACTGATTAAGCTATATCCTGATGGTAGTTGGTTAACTCAAATTGAGCGTGTAGCTTATAGTGAAGATGTTTTAGATTTAGCAGCAACGGGGTATTGA
- a CDS encoding chromophore lyase CpcT/CpeT — protein MTHSTDIATLARWMAADFSNQEQAFENPPFFAHIRVCMRPLPLETLSGVSFYVEQAYDYMLNNPYRVRVLKLVNAGNRITIENYLIKDEQQFYGASREPQRLSAITSKDLEKLPGCNMLVEWTGHSFKGSVEPGKGCIVVRKDKKTYLDSEFEIDQTRFISLDRGRDPETDEHVWGSVAGPFHFVRWNNFADEVKV, from the coding sequence ATGACTCATTCTACAGATATCGCTACTTTAGCGCGGTGGATGGCAGCAGATTTTAGCAATCAAGAACAAGCTTTTGAAAATCCTCCTTTTTTCGCACACATTCGCGTTTGTATGCGCCCTCTCCCTCTAGAAACCCTTTCTGGAGTAAGCTTTTATGTGGAACAAGCGTATGATTATATGCTGAATAATCCCTATCGGGTGCGAGTATTGAAGTTGGTGAATGCGGGTAATCGCATCACGATTGAGAATTATCTAATTAAAGACGAACAACAATTTTATGGTGCATCTCGCGAACCCCAACGCTTAAGCGCAATCACATCAAAGGATTTAGAAAAATTACCAGGCTGTAATATGCTTGTCGAATGGACAGGACACAGCTTTAAAGGGAGTGTTGAGCCAGGAAAAGGGTGTATTGTAGTCCGTAAAGATAAGAAAACCTATCTAGATAGCGAATTTGAGATTGATCAAACACGGTTCATCAGCCTCGACCGAGGACGAGATCCTGAAACCGACGAACACGTTTGGGGATCTGTTGCTGGACCATTTCACTTCGTTCGTTGGAACAACTTTGCTGATGAAGTCAAAGTGTAA